TGAAAATTGTCCTAGAAAATATTCGCAAATCTTATGGCAAGCGAGTGATTGTCAATCGCGTCAACGTTTCTGTTGCCCAGGGCGAAGTAGTGGGGTTACTTGGCCCAAATGGTGCTGGCAAAACCACAACATTCTACATTGCCACAGGTTTAGAAAAACCAGACCGGGGAACTGTATGGTTGGATCATCAGGACATCACTGCACTGCCTATGCACAAAAGGGCAAGGCTAGGTATTGGTTACTTAGCACAGGAAGCCAGTGTGTTTCGTCAATTATCAGTACGAGATAATATACTGTTGGTGCTAGAGCAAACAAACGTACCTCGCTGGCAATGGCAACGGCGACTAGAAAAATTATTACAAGAGTTTCGTTTAGAAAAAGTAGTTAATAGTAAAGGAATTCAACTTTCTGGAGGTGAGCGACGCCGGACGGAATTAGCAAGAGCATTAGCAGCTGGTAGAGAAGGGCCAAAATTTTTACTGTTAGATGAACCTTTTGCAGGAGTTGACCCAATCGCAGTTTCAGAGATTCAGTATCTCATTGCACAATTGCGGGAACGCGACATGGGGATCTTGATTACAGATCACAATGTCCGCGAAACCCTTGCTATTACAGATCGTGCCTACATCATGCGCGAAGGTCAAATTCTTGCTTCTGGCAATGCCGACGAACTCTACAATAATGCCTTGGTGCGGCAATATTACTTAGGTGATAATTTTCAGGTTTAGTCATTTGTTAGTTAGTAGTTAATGGTTAGTAGGTAGAGACGCGAGGAACATCGCGTCTGTACTGGTTAGTGGTTAACCAAATACCCAATGACAAATGACAAATGACCAATGATCAATAACTAATGACTCATGGCTAAATCTAAATCTTTCCACAACCTCAATTCATTGCTGTCCATTTCTATAATGGATCGCTATCTTGCAAGCGAATTAATCCCACCGTTTTTATTTAGTTTTGGGATTTTTGCTTCCCTTGTGTTCACGGCGGATAGCTTATATGAATTGCTGCGAAAAGTAGTCCAAGCAGGATTACCACTAGAAATAGCTTTAAAGGTTTTTTTGTTAAAGCTACCACGGGTAATTGTCTATGTTTTTCCGATGTCAACACTGCTAGCCACTTTGATGACCTACAGTCGTCTCTCTGCTGAAAGTGAATTGATCGCCCTACGTAGCTGTGGTGTAAGTGTGTATCGTATGGTACTAGCTGCTGTGGTCATGAGTTTTTTAGTAGCAGGGATAACATTTGTTGTCAGTGAGCAAATTGCACCAGCAGCCAATTATGAAGCCTCTGTGACTCTAGATAAAGCTCTCAAATCCGACAAACCAACATTTAAGCAAGAGAATATCTTTTATCCTGAATACCAAAATGTTAAACAACCGGATGGTAGTAAAGAAAGAATACTGACACGCTTGTTTTATGCTGACAAGTTTGATGGCAAGCGGATGAAGGGTCTGACGCTTATAGACCGTTCTCAAGAAGGTCTCAATCAAATCGTTGTAGCAGAGTCAGGAGAATGGAATGGTTCACAAAGTGTTTGGGATTTTTATAACGGTACTATCTATCTAGTTGCGCCTGACCGTTCTTACCGCAACATAGCTCGATTTAAACATCAACAATTACAACTTCCCCGCACACCATTGGATGTGGCAAATAGAAGCCGTGACTTTGAAGAGATGAATATTGCCCAGTCACTAGAACAACTAGAAATAGAAAGTATTAGTGGAAATGAGCAAAAAGTTCGTCAACTGAGAGTCCGTATTCAACAAAAAATTGCCTTTCCTTTTGCCTGTGTCGTCTGTGGGCTAGTTGGTGCTACTGTGGGAACAATACCCCAACGTACAGGTCGGGCAGCAAGCTTTGGAATTAGTCTAGCAGTTATTTTTACTTATTACACAACATTACAGGTTGCCCGTACATTAGGAGACACGGGTTTTCTTTCTCCTTTTGTATCAGCTTGGCTACCCAATTTTTTGGGGTTAACATTAGGTTTATTTTTACTAGTACGGACAGCACGGCGGTAGGATTGAGGATTGGGGAGATAGGGAGATAGGGAGATAGGGCGGTGGGGAGTGTGTAGACGAGCCACTACGGTGGACTCCTTTCCCGGCATAAAGAAAGAGGCGTCACGTGGCGTCATCTGCCGTGCGCTCATAGGCTTAAGGTAAGGGTGGAGTATGTAGACACGCAAGTGGCTTCCCGTAGGGTGGAGTGTGGGGAGTGTGACAGGTGTGGGGAATAGTAGCCATTAACCACTAACTACTAACCACTAACCTTCTAGTTAATCTTCATAATAAATCCGACACTCTGGTGCATCTGGGTTGGCTGCACAGTATTGCTCAAAGGATGATTTGGTAAATGCCATATGTCCAGCTTTTTGATGGGCTGCTTCTGCTTGGATTTCTTCTACTGTCACCCAAGCTGTAGCACATTCTGAAGATAATGTACCGTATAAAGAGCAAATCGCGCGAGCATCTGCGATCGCTTGTTGAATTTTGTCCTCTAGCAAAACTGATTGTGGACTTTCAACAAAATCACTTTTGGTGAGGATATCAGTGACAGAAATTATGCCCAACAGCTTACCTTGAATTACGGGCGCTCTACGGATACCTGTGTTGGCAAATAACCGGGCGACGTATTCTATAGACAATTCAGGATTGACGATAATGCAGGGCTTACTCATAATTTCGTAGACCCGTACTTGTTTGGGATCTTTGGCATAAGCTGTTACCTTGTAGATAATATCTGTCTCCGTAATAATACCATAAGCATCATTCTCATGATTGCGCTCCACAACCAAAGCCCGCAATCGTTTTTCCTTCATCACACCTACTGCTTCGGCGATTGTTGCTGAACTGCGGATGCTAACAACATCTTTGGTCATGATATCTTCTACTTTCATGCTACTGCTCCTGTTGATTGCCCAGCCACAAGCACTAAGTTAGAGCAGATTTAAATTTCAGATGATATCGAAACTGACAGAAGGAAAAGGGAAAACCGACCTGATGCAGGCAAATGTCAACTAAAGGCTGAAGGCTGAAGTATGAAGTATAAAATTACTCTACCCATAAAGGGATGGGGCATGAATCAGGCAAAACTTAATTTTTTTGTCTAACAGAGGGGAGGCTTGTACCAATTCTTACTTCATCCTTCATACTTTCTTCTGTAAATTTTATACTAAGAGTCATATATTAATAATGACTACATAAGAATTGAGAGGCTAGGATAAAATTCTTACTCGTTCTCTGTTCATTCCATCAGATTTACCTATGTCAGGTCGTCGCTACCCTCCCGCCTACTTACGCTATCTCAAAACTAGGTTATGGAATTTGGCTCGACCTAGTTTTTGGGGAACAGCAATTTTTTTAGCCGTGGTGGGGTTAGTAGTTAGAAAATACTGGAAACACCCAGATTTTTTTTATTTTAGGCAATATCAGCAAGCTGAAGCCAAAAAGCCTGTAAATTCTTCTCTTTCAGAAGAAGATAAAGCCATTGCCGCCGATATTGATAACTTACCAATCTTATTTTATGACTTTACTCATGGAACTCTACCTTCCACAGCAACTAATGTGAAGCAAAAGACCAAGGTAGACAATAGCAATTCTATTTTAGAGAGCTTAAGCAAACAAAAGACAATAGCCACCGATGCGGATTCCAACTCTGGCTTGCAATTAGTAAATCCGGCATCGACGCCAAAGTTAGAAAATCCATTTGTGGTACAAACAGAAAATTTATTGCAATTCAAAAATGATCAGAATAATAGCCACTTTTTAGGGGTAAACGGTATAACGGCGGCGTCTATGCCAACAGGTACAGAACAAACCTCTACGAATGTGGAGATGGGATTTATTAATCCTGTCAACTATAACCACAATGCTACTGTGGTTAGTCCCTTACAAACTGCTCTCAATCAATCATCCAATCAAAGTTCGTCTTTGGGGAGTCGTACAACTTCAACTCAGACAAATTCATTATTGTTACCGAATCAAAATTTTTCATCGACGACGGGACTAAATGGAAATGCGATCGCTCCCATCAATCATAGTACAAACTACCCTAACCAATATCCCAACCTTTCGACAACCAATGTCCAATCACCCACATCTGCGGTAACATCTATTACCCCTACCCAATCTTCTAATGTGACGCCATCCTATACCCCAATACCAAGTCAAAGCGTTGTTAATTCCAGCAATGGCGATGCTTCTAGTTTGCAGCAGCCCACTCAATTACCACAAAATAACCCCCCATCGCCTTCTCAATTTCCTGGGCTGTATACAGGTGAACGCCAGATTAATGGTATTTCGTATCCCAGATAGCACGAGCCACTATAAGTTTGATACCTTTAGCAGCCAGGGAGACAAGGGGAACAAGAAAGACAAGGAAGAGGATTTGGATCAAGAATTTTGTGAAATAATATGACTCGATAATTTATGAAAGCTTACTTTTAAGCCATCCTGAGGATGCGGGGTTGGAACCATAATCATCTCTAAGTTTTGTTCCGGTAGTAGTTCCCACTGATAGTGACGCAGTAAAAGGGCTGCAAACATTTTCATTTCTAGTTTGGCAAATTCTTTACCCAGGCATTCCCGTACTCCGCCACCAAAGGGTATATAACTAAAAGCTTTGGGTTTATCTTCTGCCCTCTGTAGACTAAAACGTTCTGGATCAAATACTTCTGGGTGATTATAAACACTTTGATCTTTGTGGGTTTTACCTACCTGATATAGTATAGACCAACCTTGAGGAATGTGGAAACCATTAAATTCACAGGGCTGGATTACTTCTCGAAAGCCACCACCTACAGGCGGAATCAGCCGCATCACTTCTTTTAAGACTTGCTCTAAGTAAGTCATTTGTTTAAGATTTTCTGAAGTCAGAGGTGTATCTACACCAAGCTGCTGTTGTTCACTGCGGGCAGTTGCTAAAACCTGTGGATTTTGTACTAATAATAGACATAGTGATGCTAAGGCTGAGGTCAGAGTTTCGTGTCCAGCAAATAGCAAAGTCAACAATTGATCCTTAAGTTCATTGAGGCTTAAGCGTTTACCTTCTTCATCCTCTGCTTGTAAAAGTAGTTCTAAAACGTCTTGATATGAGTCTCCGGTTTCTTGACGTTGATGGACAATCTTTTCAATTTCGGCTAGCAATAATTTTCGACAACGTAATGCTTTACCAAAATTAGTCCACGGTAAATTTATAGGTAGGGTGAATAAACCATCCACCCAGGTTTTGTACCACTCACCCAATTGAGTTTGGGAAGCGCGATCAACTCCTACAAGCAACTTGCAGGCAATATCAAGAGTGTAATTTCTGAGTTCTGGATACCAAGCAAATGTGGCGAGTTTTTCCCATCTATCTAAATATTGATGGGTAATTTGCTCCATTGTACTGGCATAACTAGCTAAAGCTCTTGGTTGAAAAGCTTGAGATAGTAGTTTACGGCGATTTTGGTGTTCTGTACCCTTCTGAACTGATAAAGATGCAGGGCCTAAAAGTATTCTGGTGCTGTAAGGCCAATTATTGGAAAAATATTTATGGTCGTTGTTGAATAAAAATCTATTCCCTTGTGCACCTGTAACTATTAAAGTTGGACGTCCAAATATATGAGTTTTGAACAGAGAACCATACTTTTTGTATCGCTTTTCGGTAAAATTTGGATCGTTTAAAAATGGTATTGTTTCCCCAATTAGAGGTAAACCAAAACTACCGGGAGGTAAAGGCAAAGAAGTAGTGGTATTGGTAGTTGTCATGTAGTCCTGCTTTGAATTATTCCATATGAGTGGACTGACAAGATCAATTCATATTATACCAAGTTGTGTTGAAAAACCTCATCCTGCCTTCGGCACGCCTCTGGTGAACTTGCAAAGGGGGGATGGGGGTGAGGTAATATCTATCAAATGCAGCATAATATCATGTCCCCTTAAAGGCTATGCGAACTTGATATTATTGTTCCACCACCGCACCCAGCGCCTGCAACGTCAAAAGCGTCGCATCTGTTAGCCCTTTCACACCAGTAATATTCATCCCT
Above is a genomic segment from Fischerella sp. JS2 containing:
- the lptB gene encoding LPS export ABC transporter ATP-binding protein; amino-acid sequence: MKIVLENIRKSYGKRVIVNRVNVSVAQGEVVGLLGPNGAGKTTTFYIATGLEKPDRGTVWLDHQDITALPMHKRARLGIGYLAQEASVFRQLSVRDNILLVLEQTNVPRWQWQRRLEKLLQEFRLEKVVNSKGIQLSGGERRRTELARALAAGREGPKFLLLDEPFAGVDPIAVSEIQYLIAQLRERDMGILITDHNVRETLAITDRAYIMREGQILASGNADELYNNALVRQYYLGDNFQV
- a CDS encoding LptF/LptG family permease, with protein sequence MDRYLASELIPPFLFSFGIFASLVFTADSLYELLRKVVQAGLPLEIALKVFLLKLPRVIVYVFPMSTLLATLMTYSRLSAESELIALRSCGVSVYRMVLAAVVMSFLVAGITFVVSEQIAPAANYEASVTLDKALKSDKPTFKQENIFYPEYQNVKQPDGSKERILTRLFYADKFDGKRMKGLTLIDRSQEGLNQIVVAESGEWNGSQSVWDFYNGTIYLVAPDRSYRNIARFKHQQLQLPRTPLDVANRSRDFEEMNIAQSLEQLEIESISGNEQKVRQLRVRIQQKIAFPFACVVCGLVGATVGTIPQRTGRAASFGISLAVIFTYYTTLQVARTLGDTGFLSPFVSAWLPNFLGLTLGLFLLVRTARR
- a CDS encoding CBS domain-containing protein, encoding MKVEDIMTKDVVSIRSSATIAEAVGVMKEKRLRALVVERNHENDAYGIITETDIIYKVTAYAKDPKQVRVYEIMSKPCIIVNPELSIEYVARLFANTGIRRAPVIQGKLLGIISVTDILTKSDFVESPQSVLLEDKIQQAIADARAICSLYGTLSSECATAWVTVEEIQAEAAHQKAGHMAFTKSSFEQYCAANPDAPECRIYYED
- a CDS encoding cytochrome P450, giving the protein MTTTNTTTSLPLPPGSFGLPLIGETIPFLNDPNFTEKRYKKYGSLFKTHIFGRPTLIVTGAQGNRFLFNNDHKYFSNNWPYSTRILLGPASLSVQKGTEHQNRRKLLSQAFQPRALASYASTMEQITHQYLDRWEKLATFAWYPELRNYTLDIACKLLVGVDRASQTQLGEWYKTWVDGLFTLPINLPWTNFGKALRCRKLLLAEIEKIVHQRQETGDSYQDVLELLLQAEDEEGKRLSLNELKDQLLTLLFAGHETLTSALASLCLLLVQNPQVLATARSEQQQLGVDTPLTSENLKQMTYLEQVLKEVMRLIPPVGGGFREVIQPCEFNGFHIPQGWSILYQVGKTHKDQSVYNHPEVFDPERFSLQRAEDKPKAFSYIPFGGGVRECLGKEFAKLEMKMFAALLLRHYQWELLPEQNLEMIMVPTPHPQDGLKVSFHKLSSHIISQNS